One region of Camelus bactrianus isolate YW-2024 breed Bactrian camel chromosome 20, ASM4877302v1, whole genome shotgun sequence genomic DNA includes:
- the FOXF2 gene encoding forkhead box protein F2 — translation MTSEGGPPPPPPPRPPPAPLRRACSPAPGALQAALMSPPPTAAAAAAALETASSSSSSSSSSSSASCASASSSGSAGAPPASCKSAGGGGGAGGGGAKKASSGLRRPEKPPYSYIALIVMAIQSSPAKRLTLSEIYQFLQARFPFFRGAYQGWKNSVRHNLSLNECFIKLPKGLGRPGKGHYWTIDPASEFMFEEGSFRRRPRGFRRKCQALKPMYHRVVSGLGFGASLLPQGFDFQAPPSAPLACHGQGGYGGLDMMPAGYDAGAGAPGHAHPHHHHHHHVPHMSPNPGSTYMASCPVPAGPGGVGAAGGGGGGGGGDYGPDSSSSPVPSSPAMASAIECHSPYTSPAAHWSSPGASPYLKQPPTLTPGSNPAAPAGLHTSMSSYSLEQSYLHQNAREDLSVGLPRYQHHSTPVCDRKDFVLNFNGISSFHPSASGPYYHHHHHQSVCQDIKPCVM, via the exons ATGACCTCCGAGggcgggccgccgccgccgcccccgccgcgcccgccgccggCCCCGCTCCGCCGCGCGTGCAGCCCGGCCCCCGGCGCGCTCCAGGCCGCCCTGATGAGCCCGCcgcccaccgccgccgccgccgccgccgccctggAGACAGCGTcctcgtcgtcgtcgtcgtcgtcgtcgtcgtcctCGGCCTCCTGCGCCTCGGCCTCCTCCTCTGGCTCGGCCGGCGCCCCCCCGGCCTCCTGCaagagcgcgggcggcggcggcggcgcgggcggcgggggcgCCAAGAAGGCGAGCTCGGGGCTGCGGCGGCCCGAGAAGCCGCCCTACTCGTACATCGCGCTCATCGTCATGGCCATCCAGAGCTCGCCCGCCAAGCGCCTGACGCTCAGCGAGATCTACCAGTTCCTGCAGGCGCGCTTCCCCTTCTTCCGCGGCGCCTACCAGGGCTGGAAGAACTCCGTGCGCCACAACCTCTCGCTCAACGAGTGCTTCATCAAGCTGCCCAAGGGCCTCGGGCGGCCGGGCAAGGGCCACTACTGGACCATCGACCCTGCCAGCGAGTTCATGTTCGAGGAGGGCTCGTTCCGCCGCCGGCCGCGCGGCTTCAGGCGAAAGTGCCAGGCGCTCAAGCCCATGTACCACCGCGTGGTGAGCGGCCTGGGCTTCGGGGCCTCGCTGCTGCCCCAGGGCTTCGACTTCCAGGCGCCCCCGTCGGCGCCGCTCGCCTGCCACGGGCAGGGCGGCTACGGTGGCCTCGACATGATGCCCGCGGGCTACGACGCGGGCGCCGGCGCCCCGGGCCACGCGCacccacaccaccaccaccaccaccacgtccCGCACATGTCGCCCAACCCGGGCTCCACCTACATGGCCAGCTGCCCCGTGCCCGCCGGGCCCGGGGGCGTCGGCGCggccgggggcggcggcggcggcggcggcggggactACGGCCcggacagcagcagcagcccggTGCCCTCGTCCCCGGCCATGGCGAGCGCCATCGAGTGCCACTCGCCCTACACGAGCCCCGCGGCACACTGGAGCTCGCCCGGTGCCTCGCCTTACCTCAAGCAGCCGCCCACCCTGACGCCCGGCAGCAACCCAGCGGCCCCAGCGGGCCTGCACACCAGCATGTCCTCCTACTCGCTGGAGCAGAGCTACCTGCACCAGAACGCCCGCGAGGACCTCTCAG TGGGGCTGCCTCGATACCAGCACCACTCCACACCCGTGTGCGACAGGAAGGACTTCGTCCTCAACTTCAACGGCATTTCCTCCTTCCACCCCTCTGCTAGCGGGCcttactaccaccaccaccaccaccagagcGTCTGTCAGGACATCAAGCCCTGTGTCATGTGA